The Streptomyces sp. NBC_01244 genome contains a region encoding:
- a CDS encoding response regulator transcription factor has product MTATTTSHASTSTGNHTALVRTDGSPCRVLVVDDEAALSELLSMALRYEGCEVRSAGDGAGAVRAAREFRPDVVLLDIMLPDMDGLAVLGRLRRELPQVPVLFLTAKDSVEDRIAGLTAGGDDYVTKPFSLEEVVARLRGLVRRSGAAQAARGGSVLEVGDLRLDEDSHEVNRGGQDVHLTATEFELLRYLMRNPRRVLSKAQILDRVWSYDFGGQANVVELYISYLRRKLEGGTGLPPMIHTRRGAGYLIKPAD; this is encoded by the coding sequence ATGACTGCGACGACCACTTCCCACGCGTCCACGTCCACCGGCAACCACACGGCCCTCGTGCGGACCGACGGCAGCCCGTGCCGGGTCCTCGTCGTGGATGACGAGGCCGCCCTCTCCGAGCTGCTCTCGATGGCCCTGCGCTACGAGGGCTGCGAGGTCCGCAGCGCGGGCGACGGTGCGGGCGCGGTGCGCGCGGCACGGGAGTTCCGGCCCGACGTCGTCCTGCTCGACATCATGCTCCCCGACATGGACGGGCTGGCCGTCCTGGGCCGCCTGCGGCGGGAGCTCCCGCAGGTCCCGGTGCTGTTCCTGACCGCGAAGGACTCGGTCGAGGACCGCATCGCGGGTCTGACGGCGGGCGGCGACGACTACGTCACCAAGCCCTTCAGCCTGGAGGAGGTCGTCGCCCGGCTGCGCGGCCTGGTCCGGCGCTCCGGCGCGGCGCAGGCCGCGCGCGGCGGGTCGGTGCTGGAGGTCGGCGACCTGCGGCTCGACGAGGACAGCCACGAGGTGAACCGGGGCGGTCAGGACGTCCACCTGACCGCGACCGAGTTCGAGCTGCTGCGGTACCTGATGCGCAACCCGCGCCGGGTGCTGAGCAAGGCGCAGATCCTGGACCGGGTGTGGTCCTACGACTTCGGCGGTCAGGCCAATGTCGTGGAGCTGTACATCTCCTACCTGCGGCGCAAGCTGGAGGGCGGAACCGGCCTCCCGCCGATGATCCACACCCGCCGCGGCGCCGGCTACCTGATCAAGCCGGCCGACTAG
- a CDS encoding amidohydrolase family protein, which translates to MSAKTAEAVRAFRERLGLPGLVDVHTHFMPERVLDKVWDYFDAVGPLTGVEWPITYRHEEEQRVALLREFGVRAFTAMLYPHKPAMAAWLNSWSADFAARTPDCLHTATFFPEDGVREYVGQAVAAGARVFKAHLQVGGYDPTDDRLDPVWGLLAEVGIPTVVHCGSGPVPGKHTGPEPIARLLARHPRLPLIVAHMGMPEYADFLDLADRYSEVRLDTTMAFTDFSEQFSGFPPQDRGRLADLGDRILLGTDFPNIPYPYEHQLEALERLGLGDAWLRAVCHDNGARLFRLT; encoded by the coding sequence TTGTCCGCGAAGACGGCTGAGGCCGTCCGGGCGTTCCGGGAACGGCTCGGGCTGCCCGGGCTGGTCGACGTACACACCCACTTCATGCCCGAGCGGGTCCTGGACAAGGTGTGGGACTACTTCGACGCGGTGGGCCCGCTGACCGGCGTCGAGTGGCCCATCACCTACCGGCACGAGGAAGAACAGCGGGTCGCGCTGCTCCGGGAGTTCGGGGTCCGGGCCTTCACCGCCATGCTCTACCCGCACAAGCCGGCCATGGCCGCCTGGCTCAACTCCTGGTCCGCCGATTTCGCCGCCCGTACCCCCGACTGCCTGCACACCGCGACCTTCTTCCCGGAGGACGGGGTGCGGGAGTACGTCGGCCAGGCCGTCGCGGCGGGGGCCCGGGTCTTCAAGGCCCACCTCCAGGTGGGCGGGTACGACCCCACCGACGACCGGCTCGACCCGGTCTGGGGGCTCCTCGCCGAGGTCGGGATCCCGACGGTCGTGCACTGCGGTTCGGGGCCCGTGCCGGGGAAGCACACCGGACCCGAGCCGATCGCCCGGCTGCTGGCCCGTCACCCCCGGCTGCCGCTGATCGTCGCGCACATGGGGATGCCGGAGTACGCGGACTTCCTCGACCTCGCCGACCGGTACTCCGAGGTCCGCCTCGACACCACCATGGCCTTCACCGACTTCTCGGAGCAGTTCAGCGGCTTCCCGCCGCAGGACCGCGGCCGGCTCGCCGACCTCGGCGACCGGATCCTGCTGGGCACCGACTTCCCGAACATCCCCTACCCCTACGAGCACCAGCTCGAGGCCCTGGAACGCCTCGGCCTCGGCGACGCCTGGCTGCGCGCCGTCTGCCACGACAACGGGGCCCGGCTCTTCCGCCTGACCTGA
- a CDS encoding antibiotic biosynthesis monooxygenase family protein, translating to MTIQPVQAFEPPYVMSVFTSVRTAEDGGYPETLERMTELVSGNPGFLGYESARTPGGLGITVAYFRDHESLALWRKDMEHQAAMKQGRADWYESYTLHIATVERSHGFVREDG from the coding sequence ATGACCATCCAGCCCGTACAGGCCTTCGAACCGCCTTATGTCATGAGTGTGTTCACCAGCGTCCGGACCGCCGAGGACGGCGGATATCCCGAGACGCTCGAGCGGATGACCGAGCTCGTCAGCGGCAATCCGGGTTTCCTCGGCTATGAGTCCGCGCGCACCCCCGGCGGGCTCGGCATCACCGTCGCCTACTTCCGCGACCACGAGTCCCTCGCCCTCTGGCGCAAGGACATGGAGCACCAGGCGGCGATGAAGCAGGGCCGGGCCGACTGGTACGAGAGCTACACGCTGCACATCGCGACGGTCGAGCGGAGCCACGGCTTTGTCCGCGAAGACGGCTGA
- a CDS encoding DUF2797 domain-containing protein, translating into MTWWCTGLRWNDGRPAMGWYGRGPGRGERTSPLAYGQPLAFAARGERHCLGIRRAGRRTPCPTGRTVSGRTGNAQCPECAGLDRSFSVAADTNAGDPRTYRVYLAWFGTGLVKVGITAEERGSVRLLEQGAVAWAWLGRGPLMATRRTEELLRAALGVPDRIAHARKRSVRGEVPPGPERVAEVAALHARAAALEGWPESLERLECEVTDHAGVFGLDALPAPARVITEMVPGGTVVGRLVGAAGPDLHFADGLVVDARLLAGWELVAPGEGGVTEVPVSGIPSTGQDTAAAQDGLF; encoded by the coding sequence GTGACCTGGTGGTGCACCGGCCTCCGGTGGAACGACGGCCGGCCCGCCATGGGCTGGTACGGGCGGGGGCCGGGACGGGGAGAGCGCACCAGCCCCCTCGCGTACGGGCAGCCGCTCGCCTTCGCCGCCCGGGGAGAGCGCCACTGCCTCGGCATCCGGCGGGCCGGACGGCGGACGCCGTGCCCGACCGGGCGGACCGTGTCCGGCCGGACCGGGAACGCCCAGTGCCCCGAGTGCGCCGGCCTGGACCGTTCCTTCTCGGTGGCGGCCGACACCAACGCCGGTGATCCGCGTACCTACCGGGTGTACCTCGCCTGGTTCGGAACCGGGCTGGTCAAGGTCGGCATCACCGCCGAGGAGCGCGGGTCCGTCCGGCTGCTGGAGCAAGGGGCGGTGGCCTGGGCCTGGCTGGGGCGCGGGCCGCTGATGGCCACCCGCCGGACCGAGGAGCTGCTGCGGGCCGCGCTCGGAGTGCCTGACCGGATCGCCCATGCCCGTAAGCGGTCCGTGCGGGGAGAGGTACCGCCGGGGCCCGAGCGGGTGGCGGAGGTCGCGGCCCTGCACGCACGGGCGGCCGCGCTGGAGGGGTGGCCGGAGTCGCTGGAGAGGCTGGAGTGCGAGGTGACCGATCACGCCGGGGTGTTCGGGCTCGACGCGCTGCCCGCCCCTGCCCGGGTGATCACCGAGATGGTGCCCGGCGGGACCGTCGTCGGCCGGCTCGTCGGGGCTGCCGGGCCCGATCTGCACTTCGCCGACGGGCTGGTGGTGGACGCCCGGCTGCTCGCGGGGTGGGAGCTGGTGGCGCCCGGGGAGGGCGGTGTCACCGAGGTGCCCGTGTCAGGGATCCCGAGCACCGGGCAGGACACCGCCGCCGCGCAGGACGGGCTGTTCTGA
- a CDS encoding Lrp/AsnC family transcriptional regulator, with translation MDDIDRALIQRLQEDAGQPYAALAASVGLSAGATHERVRKLRERGVIRRTTVEVDPAAVGSGVLAYVMVDSTAWMGDSRAAFEAIAEIQEAHIIAGSASVMVKVRTATTEQLQDVLRRLYVIDGVSGTQATVVLETFFERPLPL, from the coding sequence GTGGACGACATCGACCGGGCGCTGATCCAGCGCCTCCAGGAAGACGCGGGCCAGCCGTATGCGGCGCTGGCGGCCTCCGTCGGACTCTCCGCGGGTGCCACCCACGAACGCGTGCGCAAGCTGCGCGAGCGGGGGGTCATCCGGCGGACCACGGTCGAGGTGGATCCGGCCGCCGTGGGCAGCGGGGTGCTGGCCTACGTGATGGTCGACTCCACGGCCTGGATGGGCGACTCGCGGGCCGCCTTCGAGGCCATCGCGGAGATCCAGGAGGCGCACATCATCGCCGGTAGCGCCTCCGTCATGGTCAAGGTTCGCACGGCCACCACCGAGCAGCTGCAGGACGTCCTGCGCCGCCTCTATGTCATCGACGGTGTCAGCGGGACGCAGGCCACCGTCGTCCTGGAGACCTTCTTCGAGCGACCGCTCCCCCTGTGA
- a CDS encoding PH domain-containing protein: protein MGLFGNAHAVNPASAHREYARLLGQGEQVHAAFLLIRDTILFTDRRLVLIDKQGLTGKKVEYHSIPYRSITHFSVETAGHFDLDAELKIWLSGTSAPIAKTFTKGVDIYEVQAILTQFVAR, encoded by the coding sequence ATGGGACTGTTCGGGAACGCGCACGCAGTGAATCCGGCGTCGGCGCACCGCGAGTACGCGCGGCTGCTGGGGCAGGGAGAGCAGGTGCACGCCGCGTTTCTGCTGATCCGCGACACGATCCTGTTCACCGACCGGCGGCTCGTGCTCATCGACAAGCAGGGGCTCACGGGGAAGAAAGTGGAGTACCACTCGATTCCGTACCGGAGCATCACGCACTTCTCCGTGGAGACCGCCGGCCACTTCGACCTGGACGCGGAACTGAAGATATGGCTCTCCGGGACTTCGGCGCCGATAGCCAAGACCTTCACCAAGGGCGTCGACATCTATGAGGTCCAGGCGATCCTGACGCAGTTCGTCGCGCGCTAG
- a CDS encoding SSI family serine proteinase inhibitor has translation MLRLAAFAVASALAAGAAGPLPPLPPLSRLLSAPAPDRLTIVVADTGNPLADGEYRLECDPPGGNHPRAGDACARLEALAREGKDPFAAEPKNQLCTMQDGGRATARITGTWHGHRVESRFSRTNGCEIRRWNDLEPVLPGGRS, from the coding sequence ATGCTGCGTCTCGCCGCTTTCGCCGTCGCCTCCGCTCTGGCCGCAGGGGCGGCGGGCCCCCTGCCCCCGCTGCCGCCGCTCAGCCGGCTGCTGTCCGCCCCCGCCCCCGACCGGCTCACCATCGTCGTGGCCGACACGGGCAACCCCCTGGCCGACGGCGAGTACCGGCTGGAGTGCGACCCGCCCGGCGGGAACCACCCGCGGGCCGGCGACGCCTGCGCCCGCCTCGAAGCCCTCGCGCGCGAGGGGAAGGACCCCTTCGCCGCCGAGCCCAAGAACCAGCTGTGCACCATGCAGGACGGCGGCCGCGCCACCGCCCGGATCACCGGAACGTGGCATGGCCACAGGGTGGAGTCCCGGTTCAGCCGGACGAACGGATGCGAGATCCGCCGGTGGAACGACTTGGAACCTGTGCTTCCAGGTGGGCGTTCCTGA
- a CDS encoding response regulator, with protein MSSRPSRGAARLAAILDALPDALLLVNANGTVVNANSIALEVMESPGTGLVGRGVLDLLPEFDSKLIPGSMRRPGEDEGGRARPKRMVARRTDGSEFPVEVTAAHLDGRDAYREPQPSYTGDELLMLVVRDLSQTVDTEAELARSQRQTEMILRAAAEGVVGTDTDGRVVLVNPAAAQILGYRATDLGNRELHGLVQHSRADGSPFPFEESPLADTLRSGRKHRVRGQVLWNKSGQPVAVDLTTSPVRDGEQLVGAVMTFTDRRSYDALAARHAQLLSVLGDSLRGPLEELRGELATLAADDAGQLWPEANQLLHHLAAGYSRMTTLVDNVLAFQRLDAGGEKLDKKKVLIDGVVAAGVDGAVELIGPGRAQFAVHAPTIEAEVDAERIATALAHLVADVAGVDATGKTPQGSGYMDSTIVVAAAQRGEVVRIEVRGPYEGGNPVHEPIVRGIVEAHGGVLQTVEVPGAPGGAYVLELPLGAGAGTVTLPEPVEAPPAAPGTEGGPGQVSGGRRARRGVDAFLDDDAAAGAGGGTGVAKAGQDSDGGSALALPSGRRRGSEAGAVARPGDGAPAELAQSPVNPAGLGGSGTGRRRGQNGDGSGGGNSGDSGGANDRPGGPGQPVPPQGTHMPALPPVPVAPVPVPPFPGLPVPLTEHPAGRRRALGAAGPAQPGGPVPATGLGPTPAPTPAPMPAPMPTPMPVAAPSPVPVRPIAPEGGFALPAGPTPAPQPPQAPAGADSDSDAEAAGGRRGRRVLSAPGTDSEGAEAAAGRVDAGAQGPVAPDTHPTGRRRALPATPAWPVPAARTAPEDSDGGGQIAVPGARQPQDTSAEAAGAPISVRALGSLGQGGGSTDTNGSGRRRRLAEPAPEGRAFAIGAPEAGSAEGPEPLDGPGGAVEVVNRTVPRPVDDELPPEPLDNPRRLLVWPAPDAQTQAALSDRGYRPVIVHSREEVDAQIAAFPAALFVDPLTGPITRTALQSLRQAAVAAEVPVLVTAGLGHATREAAYGADPAVLLKALAPRDSEQHPSRVLLIEEHDEIATALTAALERRGMQVARADADTDAVELATRMRPNLVVMDLMQVRRRRAGIVDWLRANGQLNHTPLVVYTATGIEPAELPRLASGESVLFLAERSTTADVQGRIVDLLAKIGTN; from the coding sequence GTGAGCAGCAGGCCATCCCGAGGCGCTGCTCGCCTCGCAGCAATACTCGACGCTCTTCCGGACGCGCTGTTGCTCGTCAACGCCAACGGCACGGTCGTCAACGCGAATTCGATCGCCCTCGAGGTCATGGAGAGCCCCGGTACCGGGCTCGTCGGCCGGGGCGTGCTCGACCTCCTGCCCGAGTTCGACTCCAAGCTGATCCCCGGCTCCATGCGCCGGCCCGGCGAGGACGAGGGCGGCCGCGCCCGCCCGAAACGGATGGTCGCCCGCCGCACCGACGGCAGCGAGTTCCCCGTCGAGGTCACCGCGGCCCATCTCGACGGCCGTGACGCCTACCGCGAGCCGCAGCCCTCGTACACCGGCGACGAGCTGCTGATGCTCGTCGTACGGGACCTCTCGCAGACGGTGGACACCGAGGCCGAGCTGGCCCGCTCCCAGCGCCAGACCGAGATGATCCTGCGCGCCGCCGCCGAGGGCGTCGTCGGCACGGACACCGACGGCAGGGTCGTGCTGGTCAATCCGGCCGCCGCCCAGATCCTCGGTTACCGCGCCACCGACCTCGGCAACCGCGAACTGCACGGGCTGGTCCAGCACTCGCGCGCCGACGGATCGCCGTTCCCCTTCGAGGAGTCCCCGCTCGCCGACACCCTGCGCAGCGGACGCAAGCACCGGGTCCGCGGCCAGGTGCTGTGGAACAAGTCCGGGCAGCCCGTCGCCGTGGACCTGACCACCTCTCCCGTACGGGACGGGGAGCAGCTCGTCGGCGCCGTCATGACCTTCACCGACCGGCGCTCCTACGACGCGCTGGCCGCCCGCCACGCCCAGCTGCTGTCCGTCCTCGGCGACTCCCTGCGCGGGCCGCTGGAGGAGCTGCGCGGGGAGCTGGCCACGCTGGCCGCCGACGACGCGGGACAGCTGTGGCCCGAGGCCAACCAGCTGCTGCACCACCTGGCCGCCGGCTACTCCCGGATGACCACGCTGGTCGACAACGTGCTCGCCTTCCAGCGCCTCGACGCGGGCGGCGAGAAGCTCGACAAGAAGAAGGTACTGATCGACGGGGTCGTCGCGGCCGGTGTCGACGGCGCGGTCGAGCTCATCGGCCCCGGGCGCGCGCAGTTCGCCGTGCACGCCCCGACCATCGAGGCCGAGGTGGACGCGGAGCGCATCGCGACCGCCCTCGCGCACCTGGTCGCGGACGTCGCCGGGGTGGACGCCACCGGCAAGACCCCGCAGGGCAGCGGGTACATGGACTCGACGATCGTGGTGGCCGCCGCACAGCGCGGCGAGGTCGTACGGATCGAGGTGCGCGGCCCGTACGAGGGCGGCAACCCGGTGCACGAGCCGATCGTGCGGGGCATCGTGGAGGCGCACGGCGGCGTCCTGCAGACGGTGGAGGTGCCGGGCGCTCCCGGCGGGGCGTACGTACTGGAGCTGCCGCTGGGTGCGGGAGCCGGGACGGTCACCCTGCCCGAGCCGGTGGAGGCTCCCCCGGCCGCGCCCGGGACCGAGGGCGGCCCGGGGCAGGTCTCCGGCGGCCGGCGGGCCCGGCGCGGTGTGGACGCGTTCCTCGACGACGACGCCGCTGCGGGAGCCGGCGGCGGCACCGGCGTGGCGAAGGCAGGCCAGGACTCCGACGGCGGGAGCGCGCTCGCGCTGCCGTCCGGTCGGCGCCGGGGCAGCGAGGCCGGGGCGGTTGCCCGGCCCGGCGACGGCGCTCCCGCGGAGCTCGCCCAGTCCCCCGTGAACCCGGCGGGCCTGGGTGGCAGCGGCACCGGGCGGCGCCGCGGCCAGAACGGCGACGGCAGCGGCGGCGGCAACAGCGGCGACTCCGGTGGCGCCAACGACCGTCCGGGCGGCCCCGGGCAGCCCGTGCCCCCGCAGGGGACCCACATGCCCGCGCTCCCTCCGGTGCCGGTGGCTCCCGTGCCGGTGCCGCCGTTCCCGGGGCTCCCCGTTCCGCTGACGGAGCACCCGGCCGGGCGGCGGCGTGCCCTGGGCGCGGCGGGACCGGCGCAGCCGGGCGGCCCGGTGCCTGCGACCGGACTCGGGCCGACGCCCGCGCCGACGCCCGCGCCGATGCCTGCTCCGATGCCCACTCCGATGCCCGTGGCTGCGCCCTCCCCCGTTCCCGTACGGCCCATCGCCCCCGAGGGCGGCTTCGCGCTGCCCGCCGGGCCGACGCCGGCTCCGCAGCCGCCGCAGGCCCCCGCCGGGGCCGACTCCGACTCCGACGCGGAAGCCGCGGGCGGGCGGCGCGGGCGCCGGGTGCTGAGCGCGCCCGGCACCGACTCCGAGGGCGCCGAAGCCGCCGCCGGGCGGGTGGACGCGGGTGCGCAGGGCCCCGTAGCCCCCGATACGCATCCCACCGGGCGGCGGCGTGCGCTGCCCGCCACCCCGGCCTGGCCGGTTCCGGCGGCCCGTACCGCCCCCGAGGACTCGGACGGCGGCGGGCAGATCGCCGTACCCGGAGCCCGGCAGCCGCAGGACACCTCCGCGGAGGCCGCCGGGGCGCCGATCAGCGTCCGCGCGCTGGGCAGCCTCGGCCAGGGCGGCGGGTCCACCGACACGAACGGCTCCGGCCGGCGGCGTCGGCTCGCGGAGCCCGCGCCCGAGGGCCGGGCCTTCGCCATAGGAGCCCCCGAGGCGGGCTCGGCCGAGGGCCCCGAGCCGCTGGACGGGCCCGGTGGCGCCGTCGAGGTGGTCAACCGGACCGTGCCCCGTCCCGTGGACGACGAGCTGCCGCCCGAGCCGCTGGACAACCCGCGCCGGCTCCTGGTGTGGCCGGCTCCGGACGCGCAGACGCAGGCCGCACTCAGCGACCGCGGCTACCGCCCGGTGATCGTGCACTCCCGCGAGGAGGTCGACGCGCAGATCGCCGCGTTCCCCGCCGCGCTGTTCGTGGACCCGCTCACCGGGCCGATCACCCGGACCGCCCTGCAGTCGCTGCGCCAGGCCGCGGTGGCCGCCGAGGTGCCCGTACTGGTGACGGCCGGGCTGGGGCACGCCACGCGCGAGGCCGCGTACGGAGCCGATCCGGCCGTGCTCCTGAAGGCGCTCGCGCCGCGCGACAGCGAGCAACACCCGTCCCGGGTGCTGCTGATCGAGGAGCACGACGAGATCGCGACCGCGCTGACCGCCGCCCTGGAGCGGCGCGGCATGCAGGTCGCACGGGCCGACGCCGATACGGACGCCGTGGAGCTGGCGACCCGGATGCGGCCGAACCTGGTGGTGATGGACCTGATGCAGGTGCGCCGGCGCCGGGCCGGGATCGTGGACTGGCTGCGCGCCAACGGGCAGTTGAACCACACCCCGCTGGTCGTCTACACGGCCACCGGGATCGAGCCGGCCGAACTGCCGCGGCTGGCCTCGGGCGAGAGCGTGCTGTTCCTCGCCGAGCGGTCCACCACGGCCGACGTGCAGGGTCGCATCGTGGACCTGCTGGCCAAGATCGGCACCAACTAG
- a CDS encoding antibiotic biosynthesis monooxygenase, with protein sequence MAIIDTSEQTVPADNGEVSLLIARQVDPGHEENFEAWAHGILETASAFPDHLGYGLFRPAVEGGPWFLVHRFRNQAAFQRWQDSAERAAWFSNCLGHHHSEIARRELHGMETWFAKPGTARPAPPRWKMAISSGLAIFPISLAGNALLGPYLVNLHFVLRTAAFAVVFSTLMTYVAMPAISKLLRPWLTRGQ encoded by the coding sequence ATGGCCATCATCGACACGAGCGAGCAGACCGTCCCCGCCGACAACGGGGAGGTCAGCTTGCTCATCGCTCGACAGGTCGATCCGGGCCACGAGGAGAACTTCGAGGCCTGGGCCCACGGGATCCTGGAGACGGCCTCGGCCTTCCCCGACCACCTGGGGTACGGGCTGTTCCGGCCGGCCGTCGAGGGCGGGCCCTGGTTCCTGGTGCACCGGTTCCGCAACCAGGCGGCCTTCCAGCGGTGGCAGGACTCCGCCGAGCGCGCCGCCTGGTTCTCGAACTGCCTCGGGCACCACCACAGCGAGATAGCCCGGCGCGAACTGCACGGCATGGAGACCTGGTTCGCGAAGCCGGGTACGGCCCGGCCCGCGCCTCCGCGGTGGAAGATGGCGATCAGCTCGGGGCTGGCCATCTTCCCGATCTCGCTCGCGGGCAACGCGCTGCTCGGGCCGTACCTGGTGAATCTGCACTTCGTCCTGCGGACGGCCGCGTTCGCCGTCGTCTTCAGCACCCTGATGACCTACGTGGCCATGCCGGCGATCAGCAAGCTGCTGCGGCCCTGGCTCACGCGCGGCCAGTAG
- a CDS encoding long-chain fatty acid--CoA ligase — protein sequence MLSTMQDVPLLVTRILQHGMTIHGKSQVTTWTGEAEPHRRSFAEIGTRATRLANALRDELGVQQDDRIATLMWNNAEHVEAYFAIPSMGAVLHTLNLRLPPEQLVFIVNHAADRVVLVNGTLLPLLVPLLPHLPTIEHVVVAGIGDRSALEGLGVRVHEYEELLAGRSDTYDWPELDERQAAAMCYTSGTTGDPKGVIYSHRSIYLHSMQVNMAESMGLTDKDTSLVVVPQFHVNAWGLPHATFMTGINMLMPDRFLQPAPLADMIEREKPTHAAAVPTLWQGLLAEVTARPRDLTSMKQVTIGGAACPPALMEAYDKIGVRLNHAWGMTETSPLGTMAHPPAGLTAEEEWPYRITQGRFPAGVEARLVGPGGDLLPWDGESAGELEVRGSWIAGAYYGGASGEPVRPEDKFSADGWLKTGDVGVISPDGYLTLTDRAKDVIKSGGEWISSVELENALMAHPEVAEAAVVAVPDDKWDERPLATVVLKEGATVDYAGLRAFLGQSIAKWQLPERWAFVEAVPKTSVGKFDKKVIRKQYADGVLDVTKLD from the coding sequence TTGCTGAGCACCATGCAGGACGTACCACTCCTCGTCACCCGCATACTGCAGCACGGGATGACGATCCACGGGAAGTCCCAGGTCACGACCTGGACCGGGGAGGCCGAGCCGCACCGCCGCAGCTTCGCCGAGATCGGGACCCGTGCCACGCGCCTGGCCAACGCCCTGCGCGACGAGCTGGGCGTCCAGCAGGACGACCGCATCGCGACCCTGATGTGGAACAACGCCGAGCACGTGGAGGCGTACTTCGCGATCCCCTCCATGGGGGCCGTCCTGCACACGCTGAACCTGCGGCTCCCTCCCGAGCAGCTGGTCTTCATCGTCAACCACGCGGCCGACCGGGTCGTCCTGGTCAACGGCACCCTCCTGCCGCTGCTCGTCCCGCTCCTGCCGCACCTGCCGACCATCGAGCACGTCGTGGTCGCGGGCATCGGCGACCGCTCCGCTCTCGAGGGCCTCGGCGTACGGGTGCACGAGTACGAGGAGCTCCTGGCGGGCCGCTCGGACACCTACGACTGGCCCGAGCTGGACGAGCGCCAGGCCGCGGCCATGTGCTACACCTCCGGCACCACGGGGGACCCCAAGGGCGTCATCTACTCCCACCGCTCGATCTACCTGCACTCGATGCAGGTCAACATGGCCGAGTCGATGGGCCTGACCGACAAGGACACCTCCCTCGTCGTCGTCCCGCAGTTCCACGTCAACGCCTGGGGCCTTCCGCACGCCACTTTCATGACCGGCATCAACATGCTGATGCCGGACCGCTTCCTGCAGCCCGCCCCGCTCGCCGACATGATCGAGCGGGAGAAGCCCACGCACGCCGCGGCCGTCCCCACCCTCTGGCAGGGGCTGCTCGCCGAGGTCACGGCCCGCCCGCGCGACCTGACCTCCATGAAGCAGGTCACCATCGGCGGCGCGGCCTGTCCGCCGGCCCTGATGGAGGCCTACGACAAGATCGGCGTACGCCTCAACCACGCCTGGGGGATGACGGAGACCTCCCCGCTCGGCACCATGGCCCACCCGCCGGCCGGTCTGACCGCCGAGGAGGAGTGGCCGTACCGCATCACCCAGGGCCGCTTCCCGGCGGGCGTCGAGGCCCGCCTGGTCGGCCCCGGCGGCGACCTCCTGCCCTGGGACGGCGAGTCGGCGGGCGAGCTGGAGGTCCGCGGCAGCTGGATCGCGGGTGCCTACTACGGCGGCGCGTCGGGCGAACCGGTCCGCCCCGAGGACAAGTTCAGCGCGGACGGCTGGCTCAAGACCGGAGACGTCGGCGTGATCAGCCCCGATGGCTACCTCACGCTCACCGACCGCGCCAAGGACGTCATCAAGTCCGGCGGTGAGTGGATCTCCAGCGTGGAGCTGGAGAACGCGCTGATGGCCCATCCAGAGGTCGCCGAGGCGGCGGTCGTCGCCGTCCCCGACGACAAGTGGGACGAGCGCCCGCTGGCCACCGTGGTCCTCAAGGAGGGGGCCACCGTGGACTACGCGGGACTGCGTGCCTTCCTCGGCCAGTCGATCGCCAAATGGCAGCTGCCGGAGCGCTGGGCCTTCGTGGAGGCCGTGCCGAAGACGAGCGTCGGCAAGTTCGACAAGAAGGTGATCCGCAAGCAGTACGCGGACGGTGTCCTCGACGTCACCAAGCTCGACTGA
- a CDS encoding SigE family RNA polymerase sigma factor: MTTPVCTLASNPTPYPSFSAYVRTRGTVLMRTARSLTANPCDAEDLLQTALAKTYVAWDRIEDHRALDGYVRRALVNTRTSQWRKRKVDEFVCDELPEADEPPAADPAEAQALRDAMWRAVTRLPDRQRAMVVLRYYEDMSEAQTAELLGVSVGTVKSAVSRALVKLREDPELTPVR, encoded by the coding sequence ATGACCACGCCTGTGTGCACGCTCGCCTCGAATCCGACGCCGTACCCGTCGTTCTCGGCGTACGTCCGGACCCGCGGCACGGTCCTGATGCGCACCGCGCGCTCGCTCACCGCCAACCCCTGCGACGCCGAGGACCTCCTCCAGACGGCGCTGGCCAAGACCTACGTCGCGTGGGACCGCATCGAGGACCACCGCGCCCTGGACGGGTACGTCCGCCGGGCCCTGGTCAACACCCGCACCAGTCAGTGGCGCAAGCGCAAGGTGGACGAGTTTGTCTGCGACGAGCTCCCCGAGGCCGACGAGCCGCCGGCCGCCGACCCCGCCGAGGCGCAGGCCCTGCGCGACGCGATGTGGCGCGCGGTGACCCGGCTGCCCGACCGGCAGCGGGCGATGGTCGTCCTGCGCTACTACGAGGACATGAGCGAGGCCCAGACCGCCGAGCTGCTCGGTGTCTCCGTGGGCACCGTCAAGAGCGCCGTCTCCCGGGCGCTGGTCAAGCTCCGCGAGGACCCGGAACTGACACCCGTCCGCTGA